Proteins co-encoded in one Bacteroidia bacterium genomic window:
- the miaB gene encoding tRNA (N6-isopentenyl adenosine(37)-C2)-methylthiotransferase MiaB: protein MFNESKKVIDEQRQGERYLPNEEKDSSSKFAFVETYGCQMNFSDTEIIASVLTGAGYGFTQDELNADLVLLNTCSIRENAENRVWQRLKSLSYLKKKKPGLVVGLLGCMAERLKDKVLEQEKLVDLVVGPDAYRSLPTLLAEIETGQKAVNVLLSREETYADISPVRLNSNGVTAFLSIMRGCNNMCSFCVVPFTRGRERSRPAKSILDEVSELIQNGYKEVTLLGQNVDSYDYEGVSFAQIMRQVAALDSSLRVRFATSHPKDITDEVLFTIAEFPNICNYIHLPVQSGSTRILDMMNRNYSREWYLQKIARIREIIPNCAISTDIITGFCSETESDHQETVSLMKQVQFDYAYMFAYSERDGTLAQRKYPDDVPEETKKQRLNEIIDIQSKASFQSNQRDIGKKFSILVEKTAKKNQSEWCGRNDNNKMVVFSPKNQIINQGDYVEVLVESATSATLLGSIAE, encoded by the coding sequence ATGTTTAATGAGTCTAAAAAAGTAATTGACGAGCAGAGACAGGGTGAACGCTATCTACCAAATGAGGAAAAAGATAGCTCAAGTAAATTCGCTTTCGTTGAGACTTACGGCTGCCAAATGAATTTTTCTGATACCGAAATCATCGCATCGGTACTTACCGGCGCAGGCTATGGCTTTACTCAAGATGAATTAAACGCAGACTTAGTGCTATTAAACACCTGTTCCATTCGAGAAAATGCTGAAAATCGAGTTTGGCAACGCCTAAAATCTCTCAGCTACCTCAAAAAGAAAAAACCGGGCTTAGTTGTGGGGCTATTAGGCTGTATGGCAGAACGACTAAAAGATAAAGTTTTAGAGCAAGAAAAATTAGTTGATTTGGTCGTTGGCCCTGATGCTTATAGGAGTTTACCAACACTCTTAGCAGAAATAGAAACAGGACAAAAAGCTGTTAATGTGCTGCTTTCTCGCGAAGAAACGTATGCAGATATTTCGCCGGTTCGGTTAAATAGCAACGGAGTAACTGCATTTTTGTCAATTATGCGGGGCTGCAATAATATGTGCAGTTTTTGTGTAGTTCCGTTTACACGCGGGCGCGAACGCTCCCGACCCGCCAAAAGCATTTTAGATGAAGTATCTGAACTTATACAAAACGGCTACAAAGAAGTAACTCTACTAGGCCAAAATGTAGATTCTTATGATTATGAGGGAGTTAGCTTTGCCCAGATTATGCGTCAAGTGGCCGCGTTAGATTCAAGCCTCAGAGTTCGTTTTGCCACTTCGCACCCCAAAGACATCACAGACGAAGTGCTATTTACAATAGCAGAATTTCCAAATATCTGTAATTACATTCATCTACCAGTTCAAAGTGGCTCTACCCGAATCTTGGATATGATGAACCGCAATTACTCCCGAGAATGGTATCTCCAAAAAATAGCCAGAATACGGGAAATTATCCCTAACTGCGCCATCTCTACGGATATTATAACCGGATTTTGTAGCGAAACAGAATCCGACCACCAAGAAACAGTATCACTTATGAAGCAAGTTCAATTTGATTACGCCTATATGTTTGCATACTCAGAGAGAGACGGCACCTTAGCACAACGAAAATACCCTGATGACGTTCCCGAAGAAACCAAAAAACAAAGGCTGAATGAAATCATAGACATTCAGAGCAAGGCAAGTTTCCAATCAAACCAGCGAGATATTGGAAAAAAGTTTTCTATATTGGTAGAAAAAACAGCTAAAAAAAACCAATCTGAATGGTGTGGCAGAAACGACAATAATAAAATGGTAGTATTTTCACCTAAAAATCAAATAATTAATCAGGGAGATTATGTTGAGGTGTTGGTTGAAAGTGCTACATCAGCAACCCTACTTGGCTCGATAGCTGAATAG
- a CDS encoding ABC transporter permease, with translation MLRDWGRIREQCIRTGVDSFPLVALVGFFAGSIIAWQAAYQFKGLISLSIMGGQATRVIVMEMGPVLTALVISGRIGASMAAELGTMRLSEQIDALLTLAISPIRFLALPRIVALTIMMPLLTFYANMIAIVGACFVSNYFLGITPETFFSSIQDFVEVKDIFGGIFKAVIFGALISGVSCHIGLKASGGSVGVGNATIQAFVGSAVAVLISDYILWIILF, from the coding sequence ATGTTACGGGATTGGGGGCGTATTCGGGAGCAATGTATCCGGACGGGCGTTGATTCTTTTCCCTTAGTAGCATTAGTTGGTTTTTTTGCCGGATCTATTATCGCTTGGCAGGCTGCCTATCAGTTTAAGGGTTTAATATCTCTATCTATCATGGGTGGGCAGGCAACGCGAGTTATTGTGATGGAGATGGGGCCTGTTTTAACTGCCTTAGTGATTTCAGGCCGTATTGGTGCTTCAATGGCTGCTGAGTTAGGAACAATGCGCCTCTCCGAACAAATAGATGCGCTACTAACATTAGCTATCTCGCCAATACGTTTTTTGGCATTACCTCGTATCGTCGCTTTAACAATAATGATGCCTTTGCTAACATTTTATGCCAATATGATAGCAATAGTGGGAGCTTGTTTTGTATCAAATTATTTTTTGGGAATTACTCCGGAAACTTTTTTCAGCTCGATTCAAGATTTTGTAGAAGTAAAGGATATTTTTGGGGGTATTTTTAAAGCGGTTATTTTTGGGGCATTAATATCTGGAGTTTCCTGCCATATAGGCCTGAAAGCAAGTGGCGGCTCAGTAGGCGTTGGAAACGCTACTATTCAAGCCTTTGTGGGATCTGCTGTTGCGGTACTTATTTCTGATTATATTCTCTGGATAATCTTATTCTGA
- a CDS encoding serine hydrolase, which yields MKKVSLLLLFLWMVLVGFAQLPPVHAVFPKTSGNWARSVLDTLSIEGKIGQLFMCSAFSNGKQNSAEVEYLIKTYRIGGIIWMQGNPRSQVNLNNRYQMLSNIPLLVAQDAEWGLNMRLDSTIRFPKNMALGAIQDDSIIYRYGAELARQCKAVGVHLNFAPVVDVNNNPQNPVINDRSFGEDKYNVARKSVMLMRGMQDNGVIACAKHFPGHGDTESDSHHDLPIIPHGRTRLDTLELYPFVQQFCENVQSVMVAHLYLPAYETTINLPATLSYPIVTRLLKDSLDFPGIVLTDALNMQGANKYFSQDTLGILALLAGNDILLYPEKVSVMFQAILRAYQNGTIDKAWLDEKVYKILLAKEWLGIHQNRFVEPTLWETELNSPSALKLKQELYRAAITLLKNDNQLIPIQVTNPQETICLQVGYQQNTPFTNQVYQSIGVETLILPKEGLSPIQQDSLLMRLNAVNTVIIGIFDMNRQPAKNFGLSQGTLQLIERIASKGKKTILSVFGNAYSQRLIPNFEGAWLQCYDESVEAQSVAAETILSEFIPYGRIPVNGRLPSAIKKDSLTKRFVFGEPTTMGIKRNSLSQIDTLMSKCLEKKLFPGAVVMAMKGDTVFYAKGFGFTDYSAKVPVNPANTLYDLASVTKVTATLLAAMRLYEQGRLLLDEPIATYLPELKNTNKATIQVIQLLQHNAGFPPFIPFWKRTMNGKNVDPNWISKKMETPFTIPLNDSLFLNKNFPDSMWHWIQHCDLPNKGKVVYSDLSMIVLAKIIERILKMPLEWYLTETFYSPLGMTNTVFNPGMKCLNKPIAPTEIDDIWRLGTVSGYVHDENAALLGGVSGHAGLFSTGYDILKVLSMLRNNGLFARKRYLDSTTIELFTRPSLTYSRRGLGWDKPDINNKAASPTSEKASPQTYGHLGFTGTCVWIDPTNQLTYVFLSNRTYPVDTDMRFVQESIRVKVMDLLYGAIQN from the coding sequence TTGAAAAAAGTTAGTTTATTATTGTTATTTCTCTGGATGGTATTAGTTGGTTTTGCCCAGTTGCCGCCAGTTCATGCTGTTTTTCCCAAAACTTCCGGAAATTGGGCAAGGTCTGTATTAGATACATTATCCATAGAGGGGAAAATTGGCCAGCTATTTATGTGCAGCGCGTTTTCTAATGGAAAACAAAATTCTGCAGAAGTAGAATACTTAATCAAAACATACCGAATTGGCGGAATCATCTGGATGCAGGGTAACCCCAGAAGTCAAGTTAATCTGAATAACCGCTATCAGATGCTCAGTAACATACCGTTGTTAGTTGCCCAAGATGCCGAATGGGGTTTAAATATGCGTTTAGATAGTACCATACGCTTTCCCAAGAATATGGCACTCGGTGCAATTCAGGATGATTCTATAATTTACCGCTATGGTGCAGAACTTGCCCGGCAATGCAAAGCCGTAGGCGTTCATCTCAACTTTGCACCGGTCGTTGATGTTAATAACAACCCACAAAATCCGGTTATCAATGACCGGTCTTTTGGTGAAGACAAATACAATGTCGCCCGTAAGTCCGTGATGCTTATGCGCGGAATGCAAGACAACGGCGTAATAGCCTGTGCAAAACACTTTCCGGGACACGGCGACACTGAATCAGACTCGCACCACGACCTACCGATAATCCCACACGGACGCACCCGCCTGGATACCCTCGAACTATACCCCTTTGTGCAGCAATTTTGTGAAAACGTCCAGTCTGTAATGGTTGCGCACCTATACCTACCAGCCTATGAAACAACAATCAACCTTCCGGCAACGCTGTCCTACCCAATAGTTACCCGACTTTTAAAAGACTCCCTTGATTTTCCCGGTATCGTATTAACGGATGCCCTAAATATGCAAGGCGCAAATAAATACTTTAGCCAAGATACCTTAGGGATTTTAGCACTGCTCGCCGGTAACGATATTTTACTTTACCCCGAAAAAGTTTCCGTAATGTTTCAAGCCATCCTACGCGCCTATCAAAATGGAACGATAGACAAAGCTTGGCTTGATGAAAAAGTATATAAAATTCTATTGGCCAAAGAATGGCTCGGTATTCATCAAAATAGATTTGTAGAGCCTACTTTATGGGAAACAGAACTCAACAGCCCAAGTGCCTTGAAGCTAAAACAGGAACTTTACCGTGCAGCCATTACCCTACTTAAAAATGACAATCAACTGATCCCGATTCAGGTTACAAACCCTCAAGAAACAATTTGTTTACAAGTAGGTTATCAACAAAATACCCCATTTACCAACCAAGTTTACCAAAGTATAGGCGTAGAAACCCTCATTTTACCCAAAGAGGGTTTAAGCCCGATTCAGCAAGATTCTTTGTTGATGCGCTTAAATGCAGTTAATACCGTGATTATCGGGATTTTTGATATGAATCGTCAGCCAGCCAAAAACTTTGGCCTAAGTCAAGGTACATTACAACTAATTGAAAGAATTGCTTCCAAAGGGAAAAAAACAATCCTATCTGTTTTTGGAAATGCATATTCACAACGGTTAATTCCAAATTTTGAAGGAGCGTGGTTGCAATGTTATGACGAATCAGTTGAAGCACAGTCAGTTGCGGCAGAAACTATCTTATCTGAATTTATTCCCTATGGAAGAATTCCAGTTAATGGCCGCTTACCAAGTGCTATCAAAAAAGATTCACTCACAAAACGCTTTGTTTTCGGCGAACCTACAACGATGGGAATAAAAAGAAATTCTTTGAGCCAAATAGACACCTTAATGTCCAAATGCTTAGAAAAAAAGCTATTTCCCGGTGCCGTTGTAATGGCCATGAAAGGAGATACTGTATTTTATGCCAAAGGCTTTGGGTTTACGGATTACAGTGCCAAAGTGCCCGTAAATCCGGCCAACACGCTGTATGATTTAGCCTCCGTTACAAAAGTAACGGCTACTTTGTTGGCCGCCATGCGCTTATATGAACAAGGTCGCTTGCTCTTAGATGAACCCATAGCTACCTACCTTCCGGAGCTAAAAAACACAAACAAAGCAACTATTCAAGTTATCCAGCTATTACAGCATAATGCAGGTTTCCCGCCATTTATTCCATTTTGGAAGCGCACGATGAATGGAAAAAACGTTGACCCGAATTGGATAAGCAAAAAAATGGAAACCCCGTTTACTATCCCATTAAACGACAGCTTATTCCTAAACAAAAATTTCCCGGATTCCATGTGGCACTGGATTCAGCATTGTGATTTACCCAATAAAGGAAAAGTTGTCTATAGCGATTTAAGTATGATTGTGTTGGCAAAAATTATTGAACGCATACTTAAGATGCCCTTAGAATGGTATCTTACAGAAACATTTTACTCACCACTTGGGATGACCAATACGGTTTTTAACCCCGGAATGAAATGCCTGAATAAGCCAATAGCCCCAACAGAGATAGATGATATTTGGCGGCTTGGAACTGTATCTGGTTATGTACATGATGAAAACGCTGCTTTATTAGGGGGCGTTTCCGGTCATGCAGGTTTATTTTCAACAGGTTATGACATCCTTAAAGTTCTTTCGATGTTGCGAAACAACGGTCTATTTGCCAGAAAACGTTATTTAGATTCTACAACTATAGAACTTTTTACTCGCCCTTCTCTAACCTATAGCCGGCGTGGTTTAGGCTGGGATAAGCCTGATATAAATAACAAAGCTGCCTCCCCTACCTCAGAAAAAGCGTCTCCACAAACCTACGGCCACTTGGGATTCACCGGAACCTGTGTTTGGATAGACCCAACAAACCAGCTAACGTATGTATTTTTATCCAATAGAACCTACCCAGTAGATACTGATATGCGTTTCGTGCAGGAGAGTATAAGAGTAAAAGTTATGGATTTACTCTATGGCGCGATACAAAATTGA
- a CDS encoding PAS domain S-box protein encodes MFSGKNVLQFFANKRVHLTIAWTLSILITSGTLYVLLRSEYLRNELKSNILIKARLSQVADKLQSFQYQVTDINKYNSPEGDSAIFHYWGELKRFSEELEEYLILDNKYQVEHFKGKYLPKIQLLNKHISENTLVVQRKAATETIIQDLKGIYTQIVETTELVTNIQRQLSTELNLLWTISLGILAIFCLLVGPFLAMVYTIIRISAKNKIISKQLEKAETKLSETQQLGKIGSWDIDLTSGEHSFSEQFFALYEAYTPDEQQQFYNNILKNSQNSFWKNIHIDDLNNVKELIEKKLKSYTAFDVEYRIVTTTGKVRYLRNTVKFIKNQTGEAVKLSGTVQDITSYKSLLNKLSTNNYLLQGILESTQEQIIALDVQFNYITFNQTHAKFMKLFTLRDIEVGGCMLDYYSDTKGQQYVEEKARSVLQGSYIKNEYQKVKNATNNELIHILYSAYPIYNQQNKVRGVAIFVSNITQQVNTEIEKKNQEEKYARLIENMTESVVYFDTAVKIIFANPSFYELTQIKTKPTLFNDFSQIFTNKADQELFNSLTTKTLSGEQTYLEAAITGDPNQFAWVKMASVPIYDTNREINGFMITITNLTKHKELEDALSQSEQRIRHILENTQTMLLIHDTEGYVIEANKAVLENFHYSKEEFTGKNIKEFLPEEHAEFFDTYLEKIIHQKADQGYMTIFNKNRDRRIAAYKNIYVEADPPYIIASSIDVTEDIRTRKEIEKQKALIQQIISISPNLIFVKNQHQEYILVNQSFADFFHKKAAEIIGTTDKELVKESHLIRFYEAMDTECIKNPYQIFTYEHSLQHDDQEKRFFFTKMSFLSNNEQMILGISTDITRQYEYQKEIEQINIALKDNNAELNATLDKLQETYEKLTQTMRVKDDFMANMSHEIRTPLNAIIGFADLLQQTTLSEKQNQYTRIVHQASEKLLQIINDLLDFNKLESGKIVLHPAEFHVKEAVLFLQNLFEFKVREKNLSFLVDYSPNIPPILVGDISRLHQVLINLLGNACKFTLQGSVTLSVGVEKRTQEHCWLSFEIIDTGIGIPEDKLTTIFERFEQVSSGINRKFEGTGLGLSITKNFVELMHGTITVSSVLGKGSTFRIVIPFRIPDPTTITEPITVAPEEAIPNQLLTILAVEDNPLNQILVKKVLENLGHTVTIASDGEKAIHQLFDNKYDIVLMDIQMPVLDGYQTIEKIRNELFLSIPVIALTAHSSEEEKERCLASGFNGYITKPFKPNELQKLIMTTWMLHINSKTT; translated from the coding sequence GTGTTTTCTGGAAAAAACGTACTTCAGTTTTTTGCAAATAAACGGGTACATCTAACAATCGCTTGGACGTTATCAATACTTATCACATCTGGCACCCTTTATGTTTTATTGCGCTCGGAATATTTACGTAATGAACTAAAAAGCAATATCTTAATAAAAGCCCGGCTATCTCAAGTAGCTGATAAACTACAATCCTTTCAGTATCAGGTTACAGATATAAATAAATACAATTCTCCTGAAGGAGATAGTGCTATTTTTCATTATTGGGGTGAATTAAAACGGTTTTCTGAGGAGTTAGAAGAATATTTGATATTAGACAATAAATACCAAGTTGAGCACTTTAAAGGAAAATATTTACCCAAAATACAGCTACTCAATAAGCATATTTCTGAGAATACCCTCGTTGTTCAGAGAAAAGCTGCTACTGAAACGATTATCCAAGACTTAAAAGGTATCTATACCCAAATAGTCGAAACAACAGAACTCGTTACCAACATTCAGCGCCAACTATCTACTGAATTAAATCTATTATGGACTATATCTTTGGGTATATTAGCTATATTTTGCCTCTTGGTAGGGCCGTTTTTGGCTATGGTTTATACCATAATTCGTATTAGTGCGAAAAATAAAATAATTTCTAAGCAACTTGAAAAAGCCGAAACTAAACTATCTGAAACCCAACAGTTAGGAAAAATAGGAAGTTGGGACATAGACTTGACTTCCGGCGAGCATTCTTTTTCAGAACAATTCTTTGCTTTATATGAAGCATATACACCTGATGAACAGCAGCAGTTTTACAACAATATTCTCAAAAATTCACAGAATTCATTTTGGAAAAATATTCATATTGATGACCTAAACAATGTGAAAGAACTTATTGAAAAAAAACTTAAATCCTACACAGCTTTTGACGTTGAGTACCGCATAGTAACCACCACCGGAAAAGTAAGATACCTCCGAAATACAGTTAAATTTATTAAAAATCAAACAGGAGAGGCTGTAAAACTATCCGGTACAGTTCAGGATATTACGTCATACAAATCATTACTCAATAAACTCAGCACCAATAATTACCTGCTTCAAGGAATTTTAGAAAGCACCCAAGAGCAGATAATAGCCCTCGATGTTCAATTCAACTATATCACTTTTAATCAAACGCATGCAAAATTCATGAAACTATTTACCCTAAGAGATATTGAAGTGGGTGGATGTATGTTAGATTACTATTCGGATACAAAAGGGCAGCAATATGTTGAAGAAAAAGCCCGCAGCGTTTTACAAGGATCCTATATCAAAAATGAATATCAAAAAGTAAAAAATGCTACTAATAATGAATTAATTCACATCTTATATTCTGCGTATCCAATTTATAATCAACAGAATAAAGTTCGGGGGGTAGCAATTTTTGTTTCTAACATAACCCAACAAGTTAATACCGAAATAGAGAAGAAAAACCAAGAAGAAAAATATGCACGCTTGATTGAAAACATGACCGAAAGTGTAGTATATTTTGATACAGCAGTTAAGATTATTTTTGCCAACCCTTCTTTCTATGAACTCACCCAGATTAAGACGAAACCTACGCTTTTTAATGACTTTTCACAAATATTTACAAATAAAGCAGATCAGGAACTCTTTAATAGCCTAACAACTAAAACACTATCCGGCGAGCAAACTTATTTAGAAGCCGCAATTACCGGAGATCCTAACCAATTTGCATGGGTGAAAATGGCCTCTGTCCCTATTTATGACACAAATAGAGAAATAAACGGCTTTATGATTACGATTACCAACCTAACCAAACATAAAGAATTAGAAGACGCATTAAGCCAATCCGAACAAAGAATCCGCCATATCCTCGAAAATACCCAAACTATGTTGCTAATCCATGATACAGAAGGATATGTTATTGAAGCCAATAAAGCTGTTCTGGAAAACTTTCATTACTCAAAAGAAGAATTTACAGGTAAAAATATTAAAGAATTTCTTCCGGAAGAACACGCAGAGTTCTTTGACACCTACTTAGAAAAAATAATTCACCAAAAAGCAGACCAGGGCTATATGACTATCTTTAATAAAAATAGAGATAGACGTATTGCCGCCTATAAAAATATTTATGTAGAAGCTGACCCTCCGTATATCATTGCCAGCTCAATAGACGTAACAGAAGACATACGCACCAGAAAAGAAATCGAAAAACAAAAAGCATTAATTCAGCAAATTATATCAATATCCCCTAACTTGATTTTTGTCAAAAATCAACACCAAGAATACATTTTAGTAAATCAATCCTTCGCCGACTTTTTCCACAAAAAAGCAGCAGAAATAATTGGAACTACTGACAAAGAGTTAGTAAAAGAATCACACCTAATAAGATTCTATGAAGCCATGGATACAGAATGTATCAAAAACCCGTACCAAATCTTTACCTACGAACATTCCCTCCAGCATGATGACCAAGAAAAACGTTTCTTCTTCACCAAAATGTCCTTTTTAAGTAACAATGAACAAATGATACTTGGAATATCTACTGACATAACCCGCCAATATGAATATCAAAAAGAAATAGAGCAAATAAACATAGCCCTAAAAGACAATAACGCGGAACTAAACGCTACCTTAGATAAACTCCAAGAAACATACGAAAAACTAACCCAAACAATGCGGGTTAAAGATGATTTTATGGCTAATATGAGCCATGAAATCAGAACACCACTAAACGCAATTATAGGCTTTGCAGACCTCCTCCAACAAACTACGCTCTCCGAAAAACAGAACCAATACACACGAATTGTTCACCAAGCCTCTGAAAAATTATTGCAAATCATAAATGACTTATTGGATTTTAATAAGTTAGAATCCGGCAAAATAGTCTTGCATCCGGCAGAATTTCATGTCAAAGAAGCCGTTTTATTCCTACAAAACCTATTTGAATTTAAAGTTCGGGAAAAAAATCTTTCTTTTTTGGTGGACTATTCCCCAAATATTCCCCCAATATTGGTAGGAGACATAAGCCGCCTACATCAAGTCTTAATCAATTTACTGGGTAACGCCTGTAAGTTTACCCTGCAAGGTTCAGTAACTCTTTCCGTAGGCGTAGAAAAAAGAACCCAAGAGCATTGCTGGCTATCCTTTGAAATCATAGATACCGGAATTGGAATCCCCGAAGATAAACTAACTACTATATTTGAACGTTTTGAGCAAGTTAGCTCCGGAATAAATCGTAAGTTTGAAGGTACCGGGCTTGGCCTGAGCATTACCAAAAATTTTGTAGAACTTATGCACGGAACAATCACCGTAAGCAGCGTATTAGGGAAAGGTTCTACTTTTAGAATCGTTATACCGTTCCGGATTCCTGATCCAACAACTATCACAGAACCCATAACAGTAGCCCCCGAAGAAGCTATCCCGAACCAACTTTTAACAATATTAGCCGTTGAAGATAACCCCCTGAACCAAATCTTGGTAAAAAAAGTATTGGAAAACTTAGGCCACACAGTTACCATAGCATCTGATGGTGAAAAAGCTATTCATCAACTATTTGATAATAAGTATGATATAGTTTTGATGGATATTCAGATGCCGGTTTTAGATGGCTATCAAACCATTGAAAAGATTAGAAACGAATTGTTTTTGAGTATTCCGGTTATCGCCCTAACGGCTCATTCTTCAGAAGAAGAAAAAGAAAGATGTTTAGCCTCCGGCTTCAATGGTTATATAACCAAGCCATTTAAACCCAATGAATTGCAGAAATTAATTATGACTACTTGGATGCTACATATTAACTCAAAAACAACTTAG
- the rpsP gene encoding 30S ribosomal protein S16: protein MPVRLRLRRLGRKDRPYYHIIAADSRSPRDGRFIEIVGHYDPLTNPATIDLDQDKALKWLKNGAQPTETVRAILSYKGVLLKLHLTRKGFSPEEIQSRFETWQKDKLAQIQAKKDRLAAEEAVRKSEALNQESKRRQAIEERIRSKNQPSVVEESAPPASE, encoded by the coding sequence ATGCCTGTACGTTTAAGACTTAGAAGACTTGGTCGTAAAGATAGACCTTACTATCATATCATTGCAGCAGATTCTCGCTCACCCAGAGATGGACGTTTCATTGAGATCGTTGGTCATTATGACCCCCTAACGAACCCCGCTACAATTGATCTTGATCAAGATAAAGCTCTAAAGTGGCTGAAAAATGGTGCCCAACCTACCGAAACCGTTCGTGCAATCCTATCTTACAAAGGAGTATTATTAAAATTGCATTTAACGCGCAAAGGATTTTCACCGGAAGAAATCCAAAGCCGATTTGAGACTTGGCAAAAAGATAAATTAGCCCAAATCCAAGCTAAAAAAGACCGCTTAGCCGCCGAAGAAGCAGTACGTAAATCAGAAGCTCTAAATCAAGAATCTAAGCGCCGTCAAGCTATTGAAGAAAGAATCAGAAGCAAGAACCAGCCATCTGTTGTTGAAGAATCCGCTCCGCCTGCAAGCGAGTAA
- the rimM gene encoding ribosome maturation factor RimM (Essential for efficient processing of 16S rRNA), which produces MKDLQYSDCYYVGKILRAHALHGNVAALFDVDTPQAYLKSKLFYLPTKDQGLQKYSVSDIKHTGGQSFLIKFKEINTREAAESLTGVELFLPISTLPKLTGNLFYYYEIIDFEVVDKKLGSIGKVREVKEMPAQDLLVVPYQNVEILIPIVDSFLISVNRTEKTLYMDLPDGLLDVYLEES; this is translated from the coding sequence ATGAAAGACCTGCAATATTCTGACTGCTACTATGTTGGCAAAATATTGCGCGCACACGCCCTTCATGGAAACGTAGCTGCACTCTTCGACGTAGATACGCCACAAGCATATCTAAAATCAAAACTTTTTTACCTGCCCACAAAAGATCAAGGACTTCAAAAATATTCAGTTTCAGATATAAAACATACCGGAGGTCAGTCTTTCTTAATTAAATTTAAAGAGATTAATACCCGAGAGGCTGCAGAATCTTTGACCGGAGTAGAATTATTTCTCCCAATTTCTACACTCCCAAAACTAACCGGAAACTTATTTTACTACTATGAAATAATTGATTTTGAAGTAGTTGATAAAAAATTAGGATCTATTGGTAAAGTGCGGGAAGTTAAAGAAATGCCCGCACAGGATTTATTGGTTGTTCCTTACCAAAACGTAGAAATCCTAATCCCAATTGTAGATTCATTTCTAATATCGGTAAATCGTACAGAAAAAACATTGTATATGGATTTACCGGATGGTCTGTTAGATGTTTACTTGGAAGAAAGTTGA
- the porQ gene encoding type IX secretion system protein PorQ — MRFGLLFIFLTYCYSVSDAQIGGRFVFDFLRLSPGARIAANGGANVSLYDRDLSVAFFNPSINSDSMHSRGQIGITSYLADISYGSFAYSHRIAGNLNLFGGLQYVNYGKFTEADEFGNRIGNFRANDIAFVAGLSRSFGEYVRFGGNFKFITSSIAGRSALGIAMDLGGLLYIPEKRLSVGVSFSNVGAQLKTFSPADSPDPLPLDLQIGVTHKLAHTPLRLSLTLVNLVRPTLIYKNPYQPTQYDLAGQEIPQKISAVDNIFRHLVFGTELVLSKNFHIRFGYNHQRRQELKRQTQGLFLTGMSFGVGLRVSKFYLDYAYSNFHAVGGVHQWGISTYLNSFQKNP, encoded by the coding sequence ATGCGTTTCGGATTATTATTTATTTTTTTAACTTACTGTTATTCAGTAAGTGATGCCCAGATCGGCGGAAGATTTGTTTTTGATTTTTTACGGCTTTCGCCGGGTGCGCGCATTGCAGCCAATGGAGGAGCTAACGTTTCCTTGTATGATAGAGATCTTTCCGTAGCTTTTTTTAACCCGTCTATCAATTCCGACTCTATGCACAGTCGCGGGCAAATTGGCATAACAAGCTATTTAGCAGATATTTCCTATGGGTCTTTCGCCTACTCACATCGTATTGCCGGAAACCTAAATTTGTTTGGCGGACTTCAATATGTAAATTATGGAAAGTTTACTGAGGCCGATGAATTTGGAAATCGTATTGGGAATTTTCGTGCTAATGATATTGCTTTTGTTGCCGGACTTTCCCGAAGTTTTGGTGAATATGTGCGTTTTGGCGGTAACTTTAAGTTTATAACGAGCTCTATTGCAGGGCGTTCTGCGCTTGGAATAGCTATGGACTTAGGCGGGCTTTTGTATATTCCGGAAAAAAGACTCTCTGTGGGTGTTTCTTTCAGTAATGTAGGTGCACAACTTAAGACTTTTTCACCGGCAGATTCACCAGACCCATTGCCTTTGGACTTGCAAATTGGCGTTACACATAAGCTGGCACATACACCTTTGCGCTTATCCCTAACGCTTGTAAACTTGGTGCGCCCTACCTTAATTTACAAAAATCCCTATCAACCAACTCAATATGACCTTGCCGGCCAAGAAATTCCACAAAAAATTAGTGCCGTAGATAATATCTTTCGCCATTTGGTATTTGGAACAGAACTCGTGCTTTCTAAAAACTTCCATATCCGTTTTGGCTACAATCATCAGCGCAGACAAGAACTTAAACGCCAAACTCAAGGGCTATTTCTAACCGGAATGTCTTTTGGCGTAGGTCTTCGGGTGTCAAAATTTTACTTAGACTATGCTTACAGTAACTTTCATGCTGTTGGCGGTGTACACCAGTGGGGTATCAGCACTTATTTAAATTCTTTCCAAAAGAACCCGTGA